One window from the genome of Bacteroidota bacterium encodes:
- a CDS encoding sensor histidine kinase → MLAVILGIPVAGLPQDAVKEVESYFERAMVYNNLSIFGQSINELNLAIEYAHRHNLKEQAINATITLAETMRMTGDFDKSLELLINLPQSPLYPKLHVRKLGRIAAIYNEWNTPLVKTPKDSVIRYLDSALKIAAAINLQAEQAGLYNELGYTIASTNPYKGLTYLLKSAEMFEYQKDTHNYVGSMTNLLRVYVGLKNAVKANDIINRLLPLVSGKQWYAAETELYKTIASHYHSLNDTVSAQYWLSKADKGTIRSLEAKNSAQVNAFRTLYETKKLKEQVTAMELVTQLKQEALDRQTRRTQELVIYLLVLALMAMGVVALLLRERNLKRRLKTTNINLQVSNEKYQVLMVESNHRIKNNLQMVISMLQYSGRGADKEISEAFHQMSGKIQTISMLHKRLTADVHNEQVTMDVYLGEIIAYYQNMAPAIPQITASIVPVKIKSERIIYFGLILNEMIANTIAHGNSVSGTVKFNVTPLAQGYGFEYTDGSKHALTAAKGTGSALIRQLTQRVGGTDFIFNPSSGQYRFTFYE, encoded by the coding sequence TTGTTAGCAGTTATATTAGGAATACCAGTTGCCGGGCTGCCGCAAGACGCTGTAAAAGAAGTTGAATCGTATTTTGAAAGGGCTATGGTTTATAATAACCTGTCTATTTTTGGGCAAAGCATCAACGAGTTGAATCTTGCTATAGAATATGCCCACCGCCATAATTTAAAAGAACAGGCTATTAACGCTACTATTACGCTGGCCGAAACGATGCGCATGACAGGCGATTTTGATAAAAGCCTTGAGTTGCTGATAAACCTGCCGCAAAGCCCTTTATATCCTAAATTGCATGTGCGAAAACTGGGAAGAATAGCGGCAATTTATAATGAGTGGAACACACCGCTGGTAAAAACCCCAAAAGATTCAGTAATCCGTTACCTTGACAGTGCCCTTAAAATAGCAGCGGCCATAAACCTGCAGGCCGAGCAGGCCGGACTGTATAACGAGTTGGGATATACAATAGCCAGTACTAACCCATACAAAGGGTTGACTTACCTGCTAAAATCGGCAGAAATGTTTGAATACCAAAAAGACACACACAACTACGTTGGTTCGATGACAAATCTGTTGAGGGTGTATGTGGGGTTAAAGAACGCTGTAAAAGCCAACGATATTATTAACAGGCTATTGCCGCTGGTAAGTGGTAAACAGTGGTATGCGGCAGAAACTGAGTTATATAAGACTATTGCGTCGCATTACCATTCTTTAAACGACACCGTTTCTGCCCAATACTGGTTATCAAAAGCGGATAAAGGTACAATACGTAGCCTTGAAGCCAAAAACTCAGCACAGGTAAATGCTTTTCGGACGCTATATGAAACCAAAAAGCTGAAAGAGCAAGTAACTGCTATGGAACTGGTGACCCAATTGAAGCAGGAAGCCTTGGACAGGCAGACAAGGCGTACTCAGGAACTGGTGATATACCTGCTGGTGCTGGCCTTGATGGCAATGGGTGTGGTAGCTCTTTTGCTCAGGGAAAGAAACCTTAAACGGCGACTAAAAACCACCAATATAAATTTGCAGGTAAGCAACGAAAAATACCAGGTGCTGATGGTGGAAAGCAATCACCGGATAAAAAATAACCTACAGATGGTAATTTCAATGTTGCAATATTCAGGCAGGGGAGCCGATAAAGAAATTTCAGAAGCATTCCATCAAATGTCAGGCAAAATACAAACCATTAGCATGCTGCATAAGCGCCTCACAGCCGATGTACACAATGAGCAGGTGACTATGGATGTATATCTCGGCGAAATAATAGCATACTACCAGAATATGGCGCCTGCCATCCCACAAATTACCGCCTCAATTGTCCCGGTAAAAATTAAAAGCGAAAGAATTATTTACTTTGGTTTGATTTTGAACGAGATGATTGCCAATACCATAGCCCACGGAAACAGCGTAAGCGGTACGGTTAAATTCAACGTTACGCCCCTTGCACAGGGGTATGGTTTTGAATATACAGATGGCTCTAAACATGCCCTTACGGCTGCAAAAGGTACGGGCAGCGCCCTCATACGGCAGCTTACGCAGCGGGTGGGCGGAACAGATTTTATATTTAACCCATCCAGCGGGCAGTATAGGTTTACATTTTATGAGTAA
- a CDS encoding TolC family protein, translating to MKRIFLIPLICGLLYSTQNMAQNDSGVFTYEVFISYVKQYHPVSIQSRLVAEIGELEIQKARGSFDPLASSEVKQKYLGGTTYYDLNQHQVKIPTWFGIEGKAGFENNTGVFLNPENYTKSGLWYAGVTVPLGQGLFIDKRRAMLKQAKEFSRLSIAEQQLMINNLLLDASIAYWNWYIAYREVNINAEGLLLASDRLSATKKWAIAGDRPFIDTLEADIQYLNRLVSLEQAQLNFNKYTYELSTFLWSENESPLQLSDSVKPQINIPDIYLSLPVLGESMDSIKINNPLLSQLQSQRTILSIERRFKAEMLKPQLNLSYTPLAQATGNNPFSQYSINNYTWGLNFNVPIFLRKERAELSQAKLKIKAIEQKTAQKSYELTNKAKSNLVEINNLQRQISLYKKNVESYSRLLDAERQKLSIGESSLFLVNTREQNYLNAQLKLAEVIAKQQQALAGLKWTLSEW from the coding sequence ATGAAAAGAATATTTCTTATCCCCCTTATTTGTGGCTTACTCTACTCAACCCAAAACATGGCTCAAAATGACAGTGGGGTATTTACTTATGAAGTATTCATAAGTTATGTAAAACAATACCATCCCGTATCTATACAATCTCGTCTTGTGGCAGAGATTGGTGAACTTGAAATACAAAAGGCAAGAGGAAGCTTTGACCCTTTAGCATCTTCTGAGGTTAAACAAAAATACTTAGGCGGGACTACCTACTATGATTTAAATCAACACCAAGTAAAAATACCCACTTGGTTTGGAATTGAAGGTAAAGCAGGGTTTGAGAATAATACAGGTGTGTTCCTAAATCCGGAAAACTACACAAAATCCGGATTATGGTATGCGGGTGTTACCGTCCCGCTTGGACAGGGGCTTTTTATTGACAAAAGGAGAGCCATGCTTAAACAGGCCAAAGAATTCAGCAGATTGTCAATAGCTGAACAACAGTTAATGATAAATAACTTATTGCTGGATGCCTCTATTGCTTATTGGAATTGGTACATAGCATACAGAGAAGTAAATATTAATGCAGAAGGACTGCTATTGGCAAGTGATCGACTAAGTGCAACAAAAAAGTGGGCCATTGCCGGCGATAGGCCATTTATTGATACTTTGGAAGCCGACATTCAGTATCTGAACCGACTTGTAAGCCTAGAACAAGCACAATTAAACTTCAATAAGTACACCTATGAACTTAGTACATTTTTATGGAGTGAAAATGAAAGCCCTCTTCAACTAAGCGATTCTGTAAAACCCCAAATTAATATACCAGACATTTATTTAAGCCTACCTGTGTTGGGAGAAAGCATGGATAGTATAAAGATAAACAACCCGTTATTGAGCCAATTACAAAGTCAACGTACAATCCTATCAATCGAAAGACGCTTTAAAGCAGAAATGCTTAAACCTCAGCTAAATTTGAGTTATACCCCTCTAGCTCAAGCTACCGGGAACAACCCTTTCTCCCAGTATTCAATTAATAATTATACCTGGGGACTGAACTTTAATGTTCCAATTTTTCTAAGAAAAGAACGTGCAGAATTGAGCCAGGCTAAGCTAAAGATAAAAGCCATTGAACAAAAAACAGCACAAAAATCATACGAGCTAACTAACAAAGCCAAGTCCAATTTGGTTGAAATAAATAACCTCCAACGTCAAATTTCACTGTATAAAAAGAATGTAGAAAGTTATAGTAGGCTTTTGGATGCAGAACGACAAAAACTTTCAATAGGAGAAAGTTCATTGTTTCTGGTTAATACACGAGAACAAAATTATTTGAATGCTCAACTAAAATTGGCAGAAGTAATAGCAAAGCAACAGCAAGCCTTAGCCGGGTTAAAGTGGACTCTTTCTGAATGGTGA
- a CDS encoding HlyD family efflux transporter periplasmic adaptor subunit, with the protein MLNISKNSVKGAFDIESYSSFSKLSKPKKNVLLRLIATTLLIGIVIMFLPWTQNIRAEGYVTALQPNQRPQTIHSIIPGRIEKWFVNEGDQVEKGDTIVFISEVKEEYLDPELLQKTEQQVKAKELTVSSYMEKVKALDSQVDALLNNKKLKIQQAQNKLKQALLKVQSDSIALKAAETDYTIALKQLERIEGLYKDGIKSLTDVEQKRLKVQETLSKKIGEENKLLTSKNEVLNAEMEMESIDAEYNDKIAKSKSEKFTALSSMYDAEAIVTKLQNQYMNYSIRSGMYYITAPQNGYITKAIKSGIGETIKEGTEIVSIMPSDYQLAVNMYVEPIDLPLINKGEPVRIQFDGWPAIVFSGWPNASYGTFTGKVVAIDNFISPNGMYRVLVAPDENEYKWPEEVKVGAGAKTITLLNDVPIWFELWRKLNGFPPNFYSNVEQKQTKEVK; encoded by the coding sequence ATGCTCAATATATCAAAAAATTCAGTAAAAGGTGCTTTTGACATAGAAAGCTACAGCTCTTTTTCGAAGCTTTCTAAACCTAAAAAAAATGTTTTGCTCAGACTCATTGCAACAACACTTTTAATAGGTATTGTTATTATGTTTTTACCTTGGACGCAGAATATAAGGGCAGAAGGATATGTGACTGCACTTCAGCCAAACCAAAGACCTCAAACAATACATTCAATAATCCCCGGAAGAATTGAGAAGTGGTTTGTAAATGAAGGTGACCAAGTTGAAAAGGGTGATACAATTGTATTTATCTCAGAGGTGAAAGAAGAATATCTTGACCCTGAATTATTGCAAAAGACTGAACAACAAGTGAAAGCGAAAGAGCTTACTGTAAGTTCATATATGGAGAAAGTAAAAGCATTGGATAGTCAGGTAGATGCATTGTTAAACAATAAAAAACTAAAAATTCAACAAGCGCAAAACAAACTGAAGCAAGCACTTTTGAAGGTACAAAGCGACAGTATTGCCCTTAAAGCAGCCGAAACTGATTATACCATTGCCCTAAAGCAATTAGAGCGTATAGAAGGTCTTTATAAGGACGGCATAAAATCACTTACCGACGTTGAACAAAAAAGATTAAAAGTTCAGGAAACACTATCAAAAAAAATTGGCGAAGAAAATAAGCTGCTGACAAGTAAAAATGAGGTGTTGAATGCTGAAATGGAGATGGAATCTATAGATGCTGAGTATAACGACAAAATAGCAAAATCGAAGTCGGAAAAGTTTACTGCACTATCAAGTATGTATGATGCTGAAGCAATTGTAACAAAGTTGCAAAACCAGTATATGAACTACTCCATCCGCAGTGGTATGTATTATATCACGGCCCCCCAAAATGGATACATTACAAAAGCAATAAAATCAGGTATTGGTGAAACCATTAAAGAAGGAACAGAGATTGTGAGTATTATGCCTTCCGATTATCAACTGGCCGTTAACATGTACGTTGAGCCGATAGATTTACCACTAATAAATAAAGGAGAACCTGTACGAATTCAGTTTGACGGGTGGCCTGCGATTGTTTTCAGTGGGTGGCCCAATGCCTCGTACGGCACATTTACAGGAAAAGTGGTGGCCATTGATAACTTTATTAGCCCTAACGGCATGTACCGGGTTTTGGTAGCCCCCGATGAAAATGAATATAAATGGCCCGAGGAAGTTAAAGTGGGTGCCGGCGCTAAAACTATTACATTATTAAATGATGTACCAATCTGGTTTGAGTTATGGAGAAAGCTTAACGGTTTCCCCCCAAACTTTTATTCTAATGTTGAGCAAAAACAAACTAAAGAGGTAAAATGA
- a CDS encoding ATP-binding cassette domain-containing protein: MMKNEDINLRPLQRFWRLLQVDKKEISHVYLFALFNGLMNLSLPLGIQAIIGLIQGGKVSASWVILVIFVIVGIAISGFMQMMQLKITENLQQKIFTRASFEFAFRIPRIKQEALYKYYPPELVNRFFDTISVQKGLSKILMDFSLASLQVLFGLLLLSFYHPLFIVFGLILLLLIYLILGFTAKRGLKASIEESKHKYEVAHWLEELARTMDTFKLAGKTDLPLTKVNHNVDSYLDSRKKHFRILYTQYGFLVIFKVIVAAGLLVAGGLLVFKQQMNIGQFVAAEIVILMVIASVEKLILSLDTIYDVLTSLEKLGQVTDLPLEEQGGEDVVDVCRNEALKIELDNITYSYPEQENPAILSFSLNINQGDKILITGESGSGKSTLLQLITGVFTHQKGNISYNNIPINNIKKESIRNILGSYMSHDLLFNGTLSENISMGRGSISRENILWAAEKVGLSAFIKNLPQGYNTLIFPEGKRLPRSVSQKILLARSIASKPRLLILEDMMDALSAKEKKQLISFLTSKEMPWALIVASQDKQWVENCDKSIILNRGEVVIEGNSELVKNSDWFKET, translated from the coding sequence ATGATGAAAAATGAAGATATAAACCTACGACCCTTGCAGCGGTTTTGGCGTTTGTTGCAAGTTGATAAAAAAGAAATAAGCCATGTTTATCTGTTTGCCTTATTCAATGGCCTAATGAACCTCTCGTTACCCTTGGGTATACAAGCCATTATTGGATTAATACAAGGGGGTAAAGTGTCTGCTTCATGGGTAATACTAGTTATATTCGTTATTGTCGGCATTGCCATTTCAGGGTTTATGCAAATGATGCAGTTAAAAATAACTGAAAACCTGCAACAAAAAATATTTACCAGGGCTTCATTTGAGTTTGCGTTTAGAATTCCGAGAATAAAACAAGAGGCATTATACAAATATTATCCGCCAGAGCTTGTAAACCGTTTTTTTGATACAATCTCTGTTCAAAAGGGTTTGTCCAAAATTCTTATGGACTTTTCTTTAGCCTCTCTTCAAGTGCTTTTTGGGCTTCTCCTTTTATCCTTCTACCACCCATTGTTTATTGTGTTTGGTTTAATACTCCTTCTTTTGATATACCTCATTCTTGGGTTTACAGCAAAACGGGGGTTAAAGGCAAGTATAGAAGAGTCTAAGCACAAATACGAAGTTGCCCATTGGTTGGAAGAATTGGCCCGTACAATGGATACATTTAAACTGGCAGGAAAGACAGATTTACCTTTAACCAAGGTCAACCACAATGTCGATTCCTATCTAGACTCTAGAAAAAAACACTTCCGCATACTATATACTCAATATGGTTTTCTAGTAATATTCAAAGTTATAGTTGCGGCTGGATTATTAGTTGCAGGGGGGTTATTAGTATTTAAACAACAAATGAATATAGGTCAGTTTGTTGCTGCTGAAATTGTAATACTAATGGTAATAGCTTCTGTTGAAAAACTTATTTTGAGCCTAGATACTATTTATGATGTATTAACATCGCTTGAAAAACTAGGGCAGGTAACAGATTTACCGCTTGAAGAGCAAGGAGGAGAAGATGTTGTTGATGTTTGCAGGAATGAGGCATTAAAAATTGAATTAGATAATATCACATATAGCTACCCTGAACAAGAAAACCCAGCCATTCTTAGTTTTTCCCTGAATATAAATCAGGGAGACAAAATATTGATTACTGGCGAAAGTGGCTCCGGAAAATCTACCTTATTGCAACTTATTACTGGCGTGTTTACACACCAAAAAGGAAATATAAGCTATAACAATATCCCCATAAATAACATAAAAAAAGAATCTATACGAAACATACTCGGCAGTTATATGTCACATGATTTACTTTTCAATGGTACTTTGTCTGAAAATATTAGTATGGGTAGAGGAAGTATTAGCCGTGAAAACATACTTTGGGCAGCTGAGAAAGTAGGATTAAGTGCATTCATAAAGAATCTGCCGCAAGGGTATAACACTTTAATTTTTCCTGAAGGAAAAAGATTACCCCGTAGTGTAAGCCAAAAAATACTTTTGGCACGTAGTATAGCAAGCAAACCTCGGCTGCTGATACTTGAAGATATGATGGACGCACTTTCAGCCAAAGAAAAAAAGCAATTAATATCCTTTTTAACATCAAAAGAAATGCCTTGGGCACTAATTGTGGCATCACAAGACAAACAATGGGTAGAAAACTGTGATAAATCAATAATCCTCAACAGAGGCGAAGTTGTAATTGAAGGTAATTCAGAGTTGGTTAAAAATAGTGATTGGTTTAAAGAAACGTAA
- a CDS encoding TetR/AcrR family transcriptional regulator: MEELLKNIRIQVSDQLFNQDPDSKLLGKKIVRHSIDLIEEIGFEAFTFKKLGEKIGSPESTIYRYFRNKKQLLMYLTSWYWTWLECRLVFFTNNIVSPQERLSRAITVVTQSINHHSEYTYINEVKLNKIIISESFKAFLNKEADEANKLGYYQVYNRIVERISDMVLEVSPKFQYPHTLVSTVIEGAHFQKFFSNNIPLLTDVGKDETKLVNFFTTMVFRMIKNDDEK, encoded by the coding sequence GTGGAAGAACTATTAAAAAATATAAGAATACAGGTTAGTGATCAGCTGTTTAATCAAGACCCTGATTCAAAATTATTGGGTAAAAAAATAGTTAGACACAGCATAGATCTGATTGAAGAAATCGGTTTTGAAGCATTTACCTTCAAAAAGTTAGGTGAAAAAATTGGATCCCCTGAAAGTACCATATACAGGTACTTTAGAAACAAAAAACAACTGCTAATGTATCTAACTTCCTGGTATTGGACTTGGTTAGAGTGCCGCCTAGTATTCTTTACCAATAATATAGTATCACCGCAAGAACGTTTATCACGTGCTATAACTGTAGTTACACAATCAATAAATCACCACTCTGAATACACCTATATAAACGAAGTAAAACTTAATAAAATTATTATTTCAGAATCGTTTAAAGCTTTTCTTAATAAAGAAGCTGACGAGGCAAATAAACTTGGTTATTATCAAGTGTATAATCGCATAGTGGAAAGAATCAGTGATATGGTTTTAGAGGTATCGCCAAAGTTTCAATATCCCCATACACTTGTTTCCACAGTCATTGAAGGAGCACACTTTCAAAAATTTTTCTCAAACAACATACCCCTTCTAACTGATGTGGGAAAAGACGAGACAAAGCTGGTTAATTTTTTTACAACTATGGTTTTTAGAATGATTAAGAATGATGATGAAAAATGA
- a CDS encoding sodium-dependent bicarbonate transport family permease, giving the protein MEFSLLIDNLTNPALLFFFLGIIAVKLKSDLEIPPNSSKFISLYLLFSIGFKGGQELAHSGINVEIMWSILFGVALAILTPVYSFFILKKKLGVENSGAIAAAYGSVSAVTFVTAVSYLELHKIDFGGHMVAVMALMEAPSIIIGVLLIDFFKQQGNSNTSFKKVLHHALTNGSVLLIMGSLIIGFLASNAQAQGIKPFTTDIFKGFLAVFLLDMGIVCGRKLTDLYNYGPFPLIFAILIPAINGIIVAFCSAMVTNNLGNRFLLTILASSASYIAVPAAMKLAAPKANPGLYVPMALAITFPFNITLGMPIYLAILTA; this is encoded by the coding sequence ATGGAATTCAGCTTACTCATTGATAACCTTACAAACCCCGCTTTACTTTTTTTCTTTTTGGGAATTATTGCAGTAAAGCTTAAAAGTGATTTGGAAATACCTCCAAATTCTTCAAAATTCATCTCATTATATCTACTTTTTTCAATTGGATTCAAAGGAGGGCAAGAATTGGCTCACAGTGGTATTAATGTAGAAATTATGTGGTCCATCCTGTTTGGAGTTGCCCTTGCCATCCTCACCCCTGTCTATTCCTTTTTCATATTAAAAAAGAAACTGGGTGTTGAAAATTCTGGTGCAATTGCCGCAGCTTATGGCTCTGTTAGCGCAGTTACATTTGTTACAGCGGTTTCTTACCTTGAGCTTCATAAAATAGATTTTGGCGGACATATGGTAGCTGTAATGGCTTTGATGGAAGCACCGTCAATAATAATCGGGGTATTATTAATTGATTTTTTTAAGCAACAAGGTAACAGTAATACATCGTTTAAAAAAGTACTTCATCATGCGCTTACAAATGGCAGTGTATTATTGATAATGGGCAGTCTTATTATTGGCTTCTTGGCAAGCAACGCACAAGCGCAAGGTATTAAGCCTTTTACAACAGATATTTTCAAAGGTTTCCTCGCGGTCTTCTTGCTTGATATGGGAATTGTTTGTGGTAGAAAACTGACCGACCTTTATAATTACGGGCCTTTCCCGCTAATATTTGCTATCCTTATACCCGCAATCAACGGTATTATTGTGGCTTTTTGTAGTGCAATGGTAACTAATAACTTAGGCAATAGGTTTTTGCTAACTATACTCGCTTCCAGTGCTTCTTATATCGCTGTGCCTGCAGCTATGAAGTTGGCCGCACCAAAAGCTAATCCGGGTTTGTATGTCCCTATGGCATTAGCCATAACTTTCCCTTTCAACATAACACTTGGTATGCCTATTTATTTGGCCATACTAACAGCATAA
- a CDS encoding LysR family transcriptional regulator, with the protein MNYTLNQLRVFAKIVELGSITKASEELHLTQPAVSIQLKNLQDQFEIPLTEVIGRKIYITDFGKEIASAAQSILQQVDEINYKTLQHKGQVVGKLKLSVVSTGKYVMPYFLTDFLNESSGVDLIMDVTNKATVIKHLENNDVDYALVSVLPKNIAVENIPLMENRLYLVGRKTNETPAKIKLKTLENLPLIYREQGSATRQVMEKFLSDNDIHVLKKMELTSNEAVKQAVLAGLGFSIMPLIGIKNELKNGELTIIEVKGLPIITNWNLIWLKDKKFSPAAEAYKVFLQNNKSNIISKQFEWFRNK; encoded by the coding sequence ATGAATTACACTCTAAACCAATTACGAGTATTTGCAAAAATTGTAGAGTTGGGCAGTATAACCAAGGCTTCTGAGGAGTTACATTTAACACAACCAGCCGTATCTATCCAGCTAAAAAATTTACAAGATCAATTTGAAATACCTTTAACTGAAGTTATAGGACGCAAAATTTATATTACTGATTTTGGAAAGGAAATAGCAAGTGCTGCCCAGAGTATTTTACAACAAGTGGATGAAATAAATTATAAAACACTTCAACACAAAGGACAAGTAGTAGGAAAGCTGAAGCTATCAGTTGTATCAACAGGAAAATATGTTATGCCTTATTTTTTAACGGATTTTCTAAATGAAAGTAGTGGCGTTGACTTAATAATGGACGTGACCAATAAGGCTACTGTAATAAAACACTTAGAAAATAATGATGTTGATTACGCACTAGTCTCTGTTTTGCCGAAAAACATAGCTGTTGAAAATATACCCTTGATGGAAAACAGGCTTTATTTGGTGGGCAGGAAAACAAATGAAACTCCGGCAAAAATAAAGCTGAAAACTTTGGAAAATTTACCGTTGATATACCGTGAACAAGGTTCTGCTACCCGTCAGGTGATGGAGAAGTTTCTTTCAGACAATGATATTCATGTATTAAAGAAAATGGAGTTGACTTCAAACGAAGCTGTTAAGCAAGCTGTATTGGCGGGCTTGGGATTCTCGATTATGCCTTTAATCGGTATAAAGAATGAACTTAAAAACGGTGAACTTACCATAATTGAGGTGAAAGGACTTCCGATTATAACCAATTGGAATCTCATTTGGTTAAAGGATAAAAAATTTAGCCCTGCCGCTGAAGCTTACAAAGTATTTTTACAAAACAATAAAAGCAATATTATCTCAAAACAATTTGAATGGTTTAGAAACAAATAG
- a CDS encoding NADP-dependent isocitrate dehydrogenase: MKKITVAKGDGIGPEIMNATLSIMKAAGAEIEIEEIEIGEKVYLSGNTSGISASSWGSIRENKVFLKAPITTPQGGGYKSLNVTMRKSLGLYANVRPCKSFYPFVKTKHPVMDVVIIRENEEDLYAGIEHQQTEEVIQCLKLITRPGCERIVRYAFEYAKVYGRKKVSCFTKDNIMKQTDGLFHKVFDEISKEYPDIRAEHWIIDIGAAKIAETPEEFDVIVTPNLYGDILSDMAAQISGSVGLAGSANIGLQCSMFEAVHGSAPDIAGKNIANPSGLLRAAIMLLNHIGQASVAEKIKNAWLYTLEQGIHTQDIYKEGLSKQKVGTKEFAEAVVNHLGKEPTILTSADYNNNAEFNLPEYKRKQPAKKELKGIDVFVDWKGNNAEELAIMLNKLNNEAKLSMITNRGIKVWPDGFEETFCTDHWRCRFMVAEQATMQPKDILTILGKAIEENIDVIKTENLYEFDGKKGFSLGQGQ; the protein is encoded by the coding sequence ATGAAAAAAATCACTGTAGCAAAAGGGGATGGCATCGGACCTGAAATTATGAATGCAACATTAAGCATTATGAAAGCCGCAGGAGCCGAGATTGAAATTGAGGAAATAGAAATCGGCGAGAAAGTTTATTTATCCGGAAACACAAGTGGTATCAGTGCAAGTTCATGGGGCAGCATACGCGAAAACAAAGTGTTCCTTAAAGCTCCGATCACAACCCCACAGGGCGGAGGCTACAAAAGTCTTAATGTAACCATGAGGAAATCATTGGGCTTATATGCCAACGTTAGACCTTGCAAAAGCTTTTATCCTTTTGTAAAAACAAAACATCCTGTAATGGATGTGGTGATAATACGTGAAAACGAAGAAGACTTGTATGCCGGTATCGAGCATCAGCAAACCGAAGAGGTTATACAATGCCTTAAATTAATTACCCGGCCCGGATGCGAAAGAATTGTTAGGTATGCTTTTGAGTATGCGAAAGTGTATGGACGCAAAAAAGTGAGCTGTTTTACAAAGGATAATATCATGAAACAAACCGACGGCTTGTTTCACAAAGTATTTGATGAAATATCAAAGGAATATCCAGACATAAGGGCTGAGCACTGGATAATTGATATTGGGGCGGCAAAAATTGCTGAAACACCGGAAGAGTTTGATGTTATAGTAACCCCAAATCTTTATGGGGATATACTTTCTGATATGGCAGCACAAATTTCAGGTTCGGTGGGATTAGCAGGTTCAGCCAATATAGGCTTACAATGTTCTATGTTTGAAGCAGTTCATGGCTCAGCTCCAGATATTGCTGGAAAGAACATAGCAAATCCCTCAGGCCTATTGCGGGCGGCAATAATGTTACTAAACCACATTGGGCAGGCAAGTGTAGCAGAGAAAATAAAAAATGCCTGGTTGTATACACTTGAGCAGGGAATTCACACTCAGGATATTTACAAGGAGGGGCTAAGTAAACAAAAAGTAGGAACAAAAGAGTTTGCAGAAGCTGTAGTTAACCACCTTGGAAAAGAACCAACTATATTGACCTCGGCTGATTATAACAACAACGCTGAGTTTAATCTGCCAGAATACAAACGAAAGCAGCCTGCAAAAAAAGAGTTAAAAGGAATTGATGTTTTTGTGGACTGGAAGGGAAATAACGCTGAAGAACTCGCCATCATGCTAAACAAGCTAAATAATGAGGCAAAACTGAGCATGATAACCAATAGGGGGATAAAAGTTTGGCCGGATGGCTTTGAGGAGACTTTTTGCACAGATCATTGGCGATGCAGATTTATGGTAGCAGAACAGGCTACTATGCAGCCCAAAGATATTTTGACCATACTAGGGAAAGCCATTGAGGAGAACATTGATGTGATAAAAACAGAAAACTTGTATGAGTTTGATGGTAAGAAAGGCTTTTCGCTAGGACAAGGACAATAA